Part of the Chitinophaga parva genome is shown below.
GCGGATGGTCTTTTTTGCAGTGAACACTTTACGGAAAGCGCCGGCCGGTTTCAGGTCCACATCCGCATGATCGCTGATCCAGGCGCCCTGCCACTGGTGAGCATCCAGCATGCCGGTTTCAAAGCTGGAAACGGCCGTGGTGCCGGGTTTCCCGTACTGGTCCCACAGGGTTACGCTCCAGTAATATTTAGTAAAAGGCTGCAGTGCAGGCCCATTGTAAGTGCATCGTATATCGCTTCCCGTTATACGGCCACTGTTCCATATGCTTTGTTTTCCTAAAGCCATGGAATCTGTGCCCACCCGTACCAGGTAAGCCGTTTGGCGGGCGCCGGGCCTGTCGTCCTGCATGCGCCAGGACAGCCGTGGGTGCAGTGCATCAATGCCCAGGGGCCTTTCCAGGTATTCGCAGCGCAAGGTGGCCGCGGCGGGCGCCTGCGCGCCGGCATAGGAGGTAGCGGACAATAAAAGCGCCGCGGTGTACAATACAAATCGGTTCATGAGAAGAGCAATGGTTCCTAAAATAAAAAGCCGCTTCCGTGCGGCCATCCTGTGGTATCCTGTGTGGGGGAAAAATAATTGCCCGCTGGCGGCGGGCAATTATTTTTTGTACAGCGTATAATGTACAGCGTACAACGATCATTGGCGCAAGATTGGTCCTGGTAAAGGGATCGTACGTTGTACGTTGTACGCTGTACATTGTACAATTTTACGCGATCTCCCCCTTCTTCAACTGCTGCACGGCATAGTCCACCGCGCGGGCGGTGAGTGCCATGTAGGTGAGGGACGGGTTTTGCGTGGAAGTAGAGGTCATGCAGGCGCCGTCTGTTACAAACACATTGTTTACAGCGTGCATCTGGTTCCATTTATTGAGGATGGAGGTTTTAGGATCCAGGCCCATACGTGCACCACCCATCTCGTGGATATCCAGGCCGGGGGCTTGTTTGGAATCGTCCACGCGGATGTTGGTGAAGCCGGCTTTGGTGTACATTTCCGTCATCTGCTCCTGGAAGTCTTTGATCATCTTTTCATCATTATCGTCGTAGGCGATGTTGATGTCCAGCAGGGGCATGCCCCATTCGTCTTTCTTCTGGGTGTCCAGGCTTACGGTATTGGTTTCTTTCGGGATGGTTTCGCCCATCATGTGTGAACCCACCCACCAGGGGCCCAGTTCCTTGGATGCCAGCTGGTTTTTCAGGTCTTGCCCGAAGCCGCTGGTGTCCATATGATGGCCACGGCCTGCTACGAAACCGGCGGCATAGCCACGCAGGAAGTCGGTTTCCTGTTTGTATACGTTGCGGAAGCGGGGAATGTAGGCGCTGGTGGGTCTGCGACCTACGTCCTGCACATTTTTGAAGTCCTCGCAGGTGGCGTTGATGTGTGCACGGTAGTTGTGGAAGGCCACATATTTACCTAGCACACCACTGTCGTTGCCCAGCCCGTTGGGGAAGCGGCTGCTTTTGGAATTGAGCAGCAGCAGGTTGGTATTGAGGGCAGCGGCATTCACGAAGATCACCTTTGCATAGTATTCGGTCACGGCCTTGGTGTGGGCGTCTATTACGCGTACGCCGGTGGCTTTGCCTTTGGCATCGTCATAAATGATCTCCTGCACTACGCTGTCGGGGCGCAGGGTCATATTGCCGGTGTTCATGGCCCAGGGAATGGTGCTGGCGTTGCTGCTGAAATAGCCGCCAAACGGGCATCCGCGCTGGCACAGGGTGCGGTTCTGGCATTGTACGCGGCCCTGTTGTTTGTGGATCTCCTGCGGATCAGTGAGGTGGGCACAACGGCCGTAGATCACGTGGCGGCCGGTGTAGTTCTTGGCCACTACGCCTTTGAAATATTTTTCAACATCATTGAGGCCTACGGCAGGCAGGAACTCACCATCGGGGAGCATGTCCAGGCCGTCTTTGTCACCGCTGATACCGGCAAATTTTTCCACGTAGCTGTACCAGGGCGCCAGGTCTTTGTAGCGGATGGGCCAGTCCACGGCAAAGCCGTCTCGGGCGGGGCCTTCAAAGTCAAAGTCGCTCCAGCGCTGGGTTTGGCGGGCCCACAGGAGAGACTTGCCGCCCACCTGGTAACCCCTGATCCAGTCGAAGGGTTTCGTCTGCGTATAGGGGTGATCGTTATCTTTTACAAAAAAGTGCATGGCGTCTTCGCGGAATGCGTAGCAGCGGGCCACGGAAGGATTAGCCTCGGTGATCTCGATGGGCGGCTGGCCGCGGTGGGTGAATTCCCAGGGCATCATGTTGGTGGTAGGATAATCCTTGTTGTGCACCACATTGCGCCCGCGTTCGAGCACGAGTGTCTTTAAGCCTTTTTCACAAAATTCTTTAGCGGCCCATCCGCCGCTGATGCCGGAACCGATCACGATGGCGTCAAAGGTCCTGTTTTGTATAGAGTCGTTAGCCATGGTAGTAGCTTGGAAGATTTGGTGGGAATAAAAAATTATACGGCCTGGCTGGGAATGTATTTGCCCGGGATCTGCTGGTATACCTGTACTTCGGTCATAAAGTATTTAGACTGGGTATAGGCCTGCATGGTCAGATGCTTCATCGTTTTATAGAAGTAGGTAGCATCGTTGGTCTCCGGGTCGCTGGCGCCGTTGGCCGCCTTGATGATGGCGGTTTGTTCTTCAGGCGTGCATTCCGTGAAGGACTTGTTGTATTGTTTTTTCACCTGGTCGGTGAAGGCCTGCATGCCTTTGAGGAAGCGTTCCCGGTCTGCCTGTTTATAGCAGTCATTGAGCATGGTGAGGGCAAACATATCGGCCTGTACGGCTTTGGCGCCGGGCGTGCCGGTATCGGGGATGATGACCTGTGCTACGCCGTTCATAAGGGCCAGCTGGTCTTCGTCGATGGGTACTTTTTCAAACCCGGCGATCTTTTTTTTGCTGTGTTGTAAACAGGAGGGAAGCAGCGCCACTCCCGCAGCAATGATCACAAATTGTTTGAGCGCAGCTCGTCTGGAGACATTCATAACATCATACATTTAAACGTGGGTTGGCAGCATGGAGATTTCCTTATCAGACCATTTTCCTTGCGGACGGTGAAAAGTAGTAAAAAACGGGGAGAAAAAGGAAAAAAATGGGGTGGGAGAGAGTGGGGGAGCGCCAATACCCTCCAGGCCGCCGCCCTTGTGACGCCCCGGAGGTTTAAAAAAGCATGCTGTTCAATTTCAGTTACGCGACCGCTTCCCGGACCTGGCGGATATGACGGGTGTTGTGCAGCACTACCAGGTAAATGTATTCAATGCGGGTCATCACCCCGAACACAGGGAGGTCAATTTCCACGAGCTCATCAAAGATCCCCGGCTGGCCGATGTGCTGGTAGATCTGTTCCAGTGATGCCTGCATGGCGGCCAGGTGGGTGGCTTTTTCAAAATGCTCCCCCTGCGGCAGCAGGTTTTCCGCGGAAGGATACTTCTGGTCATAATTATTGAAAACCTGCTCCAGGATACCATACTGGCGGGTAGGCTCCCTTTGCGCAGGGGCGGTGCGGGCCCCTGCCAGCAGGTTGGCTACACCAGACGCGCTCAGCAACAGGTGCTCCATGGTTTGGGCGGCGCTCCAGCCGCCATTGGTGGGCTTGCGGTTATAAACCGGGTCGGGTATGGCCGCTGCGGTGGCCAGCAGCCGCATGCGCATCTCGTCAAACTGTGCGGGCAGTGCGGCCAGTGCGGGGTGTACAGGTACTTGCGTTTCCATAAACAAGGTGGTTTTTTTATGATAGCAAGTTCCTGTAATTATGGCTGGTTTTCAGGGTGCATACATGACTATCGAAGGGGGGATTCTGGACATAAACTATAACACCAGTTCCCCGTGCAACCGCTCCAGCGTGGCTGCCGGGTCCACGCTAAAACCCGGGTGTACTTTAGACATCTGCACCACGGTGCTCCGCGTGGCCGTAAGCCACCGGAACCGCGATGCCGCGTCCAGCCGGGCAATAGGCCCGCCCAGTGCCGTGCCCAGGCACACCTGTTCAATGGCGCATAGCAGCGCCCGCAGCTCGCCGATCTGTAAATGGGAGGAAAACACCTGCAGGCGGTGCTCATCAATGGTGTACCGCATTTGCAGGAAGCGTGTTTGCCGGCAATACAGGATCACACCCACATTGAGAAACTCCTCGCGCTCTACGCGGGGCACCACGCGGATCACGGCGTACTCAAATAAGTGTCTGTCTTGCATCATTAGCGGCTTTTATAAAAATTTCAGAATTTTCTAAACGGCGGACGAGGAACTGGTAATACACGTCGCGCAGGGCCTGGGGTGGTTCCGGCTGGGCATCGCCCGTGAGCCATTCATCCGGGATGGTGTTTACGATGGTACGGATGCGTTCCGGCGTGAGGAGTTGTTTAAATGCAGCATCCACCTGGGCCAGTTCGGTAGCCTGGGGCAGCAGCACATGGTCCTTCACCTGCGAGAAGGAGCTGAGGGCGCGTTCGGCCCAGTTATCCCATGAGTGGTGGAAGTACAGGGATGCGCCATGGTCTATTAACCATAGTTCCCGGTGCCACATCAGCATATTGGTATTGCGCGCGGTGCGGTCTACGTTGGTGAGCAGGCAGTCCATCCATACTATTTTGGATGCCAGCAGCGGGTCTACCGTGCCCACGGAAGGATCGTAGGTCATGGAGCCGGAGAGGTAGTGCAGGCCCAGGTTCAGGCCTTCGCTGGCCCGCAACAGGTCCTGGATCTCTTCATCGCCTTCGGTACGGCCAAAGGCCTCGTCCAGTTGTGCGAATACGATCTCGGGAATGCGGATGCCCAGTGTGCGGGCTATTTCACCGCCTACCAGTTCTGCAATGAGCGACTTTACGCCCTGGCCTGCACCGCGGAATTTGAGCACATACAAAAAGCCGTCATCCGCCTCCGCGATGGCCGGAAGGGAGCCGCCTTCCCGCAGGGGCGTTACATAACGGATCACCTGCACCGTTCTGAGTGGTAATGAATTTTCCTGCATGGCGCAAAGGTACTGCCACCAGGCTGATACTTTTTATCGAAATACAAATGTTTTTTTCACCAATACCATGCGCCGGTATAAAAAAAGACTTACATTAACATTGATTTTAGTCAATGCCTTAATTCCACGTATAATAAGTTCAACCAGGGTCTAACAAAACATCTAAAACATCGCAGCTTAGCTACCACTAATAACAGGCCAATGCCAGCCACCAACACCAATGAACTAAGAGAAGATCCCCTCTGGGCGCGCTTCCGGGCGGGCGATGCCGAGGCATTCTCCGGGATGTACCGGCAGTATACCGCATGCCTGCTGCAATACGGTGCCCGCCTTTGTGCAGATGCCACCCGCCTGCAGGACCTGCTGCACGACCTGTTCATAGAGCTTTGGAATAGCCGTCAGCAGATAGCCGCCACGGACAATATTAAGTTCTACCTCTGCAAGTGTCTCAAAAATAAACTGGCCCGGGGCCACCACGTGCAGCGCTACACCACTGAAAAGCTGCGTGACCTTGTTGCCTGCCAGCCCCACGAGGAAAGCACCGTGGAGCAACACATCATCCACGCGGAAACCAATGATTCCCGCGCCCACCTGCTGCTGGACGCCATCAGCAAATTATCGCGCCGCCAGCAGGAGATCGTCCTGCTCCGTTTTTACATGGGCTTCAGTAACCACCAGATCGCAGACCTGATGCAGATGAAATACCAGTCTGTGAGCAACCTGCAATATACCGCCCTGTGCCGCATCCGCGAATGCCTGAAGGCCACTCCTTCCTTCCGGCTCATTGAAGCATTGTATATGATGTTCTAACGATCCCTTCCTCCCCCTGGATCCGCTGCCAGCGCGCATTTCAAAAATTCTTTAAAAATTTCCTGCTTTTTTTGAGTATAAAAGCGGCATTCTGTGCATATACTGTTATACAAGCCAATAATCTAAGCGCATGGAGCAATTCGATGAAGCGTTATGGTCCTATGTACGGGACGACCGGTTTATCCGCTGGGTGCTGGCCCCCAACGACGCTGACGAGCGTTACTGGGCCACCTGGGTGGCATCCCATCCCGGGCAGGCCCCCCTGCTGGAAAAGGCCCGCACACTGGTCCTGGAGCTGCATACATCACAACAACCTGCCATCCCTCACACCACCCTGGAAGCCTTTTACCAGCGGTTGAACCACGCCCTGCGGGAAGACACTGCAGCCGCCCCGGTTATTACGTATAGCCGTTCCCGTTACCTGCTGCGCTGGACTGCCGGCGTGGCTGCGGCCGTAGCTTTGTTCATAGGGGGGTACACCTTCCGGGTCCGCCATACGCCGGCTGCTACCGGTGGTGTGGTGGCCGCGGTAAAGAACCTTACCAGGATGAATAACAGCCGGGAGAACCAAATGGCCTACCTGGTAGACGGCTCCAGTGTGGTACTGCAATCCGGGGCTTCCATTGAGCACCCGGCCTTTTTACAGCAGGACCGCCGCGAGGTGCATCTCAAAGGCAACGCGTTCTTTGAGGTGGCCAAAGACCCTTCCCGTCCTTTTACCGTGTACACAGACCACCTTGTGATCCGCGTACTGGGCACCAGTTTCGGGGTGAGCACCGCGGCCAATGGCAATACGGAAGTGATCGTACGCACGGGCAAGATCTCGGTGTACCGCCCCGGTAACCTGCAGCAGCCACTGTGTGTGCTGAAGGCACGTGACCGGGTGCGTTACGACGTAGCGCATAACAGCTTCCGGGCCGATGCCGTGAGCCGGAATGAGCCTGGGCTGCTGGAACAACCGGTGGTCCCTGCAAACACCTTCACCTTTGAAGATGCCCCGGTACTGGACATCCTGGCGGCCATGGAACGCGCCTACGGTATTCCCATCCATGCAGATGAAAAAGCGTTTGCTCACTGCACCTTAACCACTTCCCTGCAGGCAGAAACATTTGAAGATAAGTTGCGTATCATCTGCACGGCCATTAACGCCACTTACAAGATCAGTGACGGCCAGGTGACGATGGCGCTGGAAGGGAAGCCCTGTGGATAGTTGTGTACAGCGTACAGCGTACAGCGTACAGCGTACAACGTACAGCGTACCGCGTAAAAGCCCGCCAAAATCTAAAACAACTTATTCCCTGGATAATCCTCGATAATCATTACGTATTTAAACACAGTAACAGTACAGCAAGAATAGCTGAGATCTAAAACATTACCTCCGCGCCAATGTACGTTGTACGTTGTACGCTGTACAATTT
Proteins encoded:
- a CDS encoding GMC oxidoreductase, with amino-acid sequence MANDSIQNRTFDAIVIGSGISGGWAAKEFCEKGLKTLVLERGRNVVHNKDYPTTNMMPWEFTHRGQPPIEITEANPSVARCYAFREDAMHFFVKDNDHPYTQTKPFDWIRGYQVGGKSLLWARQTQRWSDFDFEGPARDGFAVDWPIRYKDLAPWYSYVEKFAGISGDKDGLDMLPDGEFLPAVGLNDVEKYFKGVVAKNYTGRHVIYGRCAHLTDPQEIHKQQGRVQCQNRTLCQRGCPFGGYFSSNASTIPWAMNTGNMTLRPDSVVQEIIYDDAKGKATGVRVIDAHTKAVTEYYAKVIFVNAAALNTNLLLLNSKSSRFPNGLGNDSGVLGKYVAFHNYRAHINATCEDFKNVQDVGRRPTSAYIPRFRNVYKQETDFLRGYAAGFVAGRGHHMDTSGFGQDLKNQLASKELGPWWVGSHMMGETIPKETNTVSLDTQKKDEWGMPLLDINIAYDDNDEKMIKDFQEQMTEMYTKAGFTNIRVDDSKQAPGLDIHEMGGARMGLDPKTSILNKWNQMHAVNNVFVTDGACMTSTSTQNPSLTYMALTARAVDYAVQQLKKGEIA
- a CDS encoding gluconate 2-dehydrogenase subunit 3 family protein translates to MNVSRRAALKQFVIIAAGVALLPSCLQHSKKKIAGFEKVPIDEDQLALMNGVAQVIIPDTGTPGAKAVQADMFALTMLNDCYKQADRERFLKGMQAFTDQVKKQYNKSFTECTPEEQTAIIKAANGASDPETNDATYFYKTMKHLTMQAYTQSKYFMTEVQVYQQIPGKYIPSQAV
- a CDS encoding DinB family protein: METQVPVHPALAALPAQFDEMRMRLLATAAAIPDPVYNRKPTNGGWSAAQTMEHLLLSASGVANLLAGARTAPAQREPTRQYGILEQVFNNYDQKYPSAENLLPQGEHFEKATHLAAMQASLEQIYQHIGQPGIFDELVEIDLPVFGVMTRIEYIYLVVLHNTRHIRQVREAVA
- a CDS encoding DUF3037 domain-containing protein, with the protein product MMQDRHLFEYAVIRVVPRVEREEFLNVGVILYCRQTRFLQMRYTIDEHRLQVFSSHLQIGELRALLCAIEQVCLGTALGGPIARLDAASRFRWLTATRSTVVQMSKVHPGFSVDPAATLERLHGELVL
- a CDS encoding HipA family kinase produces the protein MQENSLPLRTVQVIRYVTPLREGGSLPAIAEADDGFLYVLKFRGAGQGVKSLIAELVGGEIARTLGIRIPEIVFAQLDEAFGRTEGDEEIQDLLRASEGLNLGLHYLSGSMTYDPSVGTVDPLLASKIVWMDCLLTNVDRTARNTNMLMWHRELWLIDHGASLYFHHSWDNWAERALSSFSQVKDHVLLPQATELAQVDAAFKQLLTPERIRTIVNTIPDEWLTGDAQPEPPQALRDVYYQFLVRRLENSEIFIKAANDARQTLI
- a CDS encoding RNA polymerase sigma factor; protein product: MPATNTNELREDPLWARFRAGDAEAFSGMYRQYTACLLQYGARLCADATRLQDLLHDLFIELWNSRQQIAATDNIKFYLCKCLKNKLARGHHVQRYTTEKLRDLVACQPHEESTVEQHIIHAETNDSRAHLLLDAISKLSRRQQEIVLLRFYMGFSNHQIADLMQMKYQSVSNLQYTALCRIRECLKATPSFRLIEALYMMF
- a CDS encoding FecR family protein: MEQFDEALWSYVRDDRFIRWVLAPNDADERYWATWVASHPGQAPLLEKARTLVLELHTSQQPAIPHTTLEAFYQRLNHALREDTAAAPVITYSRSRYLLRWTAGVAAAVALFIGGYTFRVRHTPAATGGVVAAVKNLTRMNNSRENQMAYLVDGSSVVLQSGASIEHPAFLQQDRREVHLKGNAFFEVAKDPSRPFTVYTDHLVIRVLGTSFGVSTAANGNTEVIVRTGKISVYRPGNLQQPLCVLKARDRVRYDVAHNSFRADAVSRNEPGLLEQPVVPANTFTFEDAPVLDILAAMERAYGIPIHADEKAFAHCTLTTSLQAETFEDKLRIICTAINATYKISDGQVTMALEGKPCG